The following are encoded together in the Triticum dicoccoides isolate Atlit2015 ecotype Zavitan chromosome 6B, WEW_v2.0, whole genome shotgun sequence genome:
- the LOC119323390 gene encoding bifunctional protein FolD 4, chloroplastic-like produces MASSILSDCSSCATSRLLPLRRALHPPPPRFRPSPAPAPLPRRPLLAAAASLPLLPRARRMAALAAASSADSATVLADASAKIIDGKLVAKQIREEVGVEIARMKDTIGVVPGLAVILVGSRKDSQTYVRNKKKACDAVGIKSYEVNLPEDASEYEVIKHIATFNDDPSVHGILVQLPLPRHMNDENILNAVSIEKDVDGFHPVNIGRLAMQGRDPFFVPCTPKGCMELLHRSGVEIKGKRAVVIGRSNIVGTPAALLLQKANATVSIVHSKTKNPEEITRQADIIIAAVGVANLVRGSWIKPGAAIIDVGINPVDDPASPRGYRLVGDVCFEEASKVAGAITPVPGGVGPMTIAMLLSNTLDSAKRIHKFK; encoded by the exons ATGGCCTCCTCCATACTCTCCGactgctcctcctgcgccacctcccgcctcctccccctccgccgcgccctccacccgccgccgccccgcttcCGCCCCTCCCCCGCcccggcgccgttgccgaggaggcctctcctcgccgccgccgcctcgctcccGCTCCTCCCCCGCGCGCGCCGCATGGCCGCGctcgccgccgcctcttccgccgacTCAG CCACTGTTTTGGCTGATGCATCTGCCAAGATCATCGACGGCAAGCTGGTGGCAAAGCAAATAAGGGAGGAGGTCGGCGTTGAGATCGCCAGGATGAAGGACACGATCGGGGTGGTGCCTGGGCTGGCGGTCATCCTAGTCGGCTCGAGGAAGGATTCCCAGACATACGTGCGGAACAAGAAGAAGGCGTGCGATGCGGTCGGTATCAAGTCGTATGAGGTTAATTTGCCAGAGGACGCTTCCGAGTACGAGGTCATCAAGCACATAGCAACCTTCAACGATGATCCGTCGGTGCATGGCATCTTGGTTCAGCTGCCCTTACCTCGC CATATGAACGACGAGAACATATTGAATGCTGTTAGTATTGAAAAGGACGTTGATGGCTTTCATCCAGTGAACATTGGACGACTTGCAATGCAAGGTCGGGATCCATTCTTTGTTCCATGCACCCCTAAAGGATGCATGGAGCTGCTACACAGATCTGGAGTTGAAATAAAAGGGAAGAGAGCTGTTGTAATTGGAAGGAGCAATATTGTGGGGACGCCTGCTGCTTTACTCTTACAA AAAGCAAATGCAACAGTGAGTATTGTACATTCAAAAACCAAGAACCCCGAGGAAATAACAAGACAAGCAGATATTATAATCGCGGCTGTTGGAGTTGCTAACCTGGTCAGAGGGAGTTGGATAAAGCCTGGAGCTGCTATTATTGATGTTGGCATCAATCCGGTTGAT GATCCAGCAAGCCCTCGAGGTTACCGGCTAGTTGGAGATGTCTGCTTTGAGGAGGCCTCCAAGGTTGCAGGAGCCATCACACCAGTTCCCGGCGGTGTCGGGCCAATGACAATTGCGATGCTTCTGTCGAACACACTGGATTCAGCTAAAAGAATCCACAAGTTCAAGTAA
- the LOC119323264 gene encoding glutamate--tRNA ligase, chloroplastic/mitochondrial, translating into MAASNFMGSSSRLRVGLLPSVTPHLGRRALAARASADSGGGGPVRVRFAPSPTGNLHVGGARTALFNYLFARSRGGKFVLRVEDTDLERSTKKSEEAVLSDLSWLGLDWDEGPDIGGDFGPYRQSERNVLYKEHAHKLMESGAVYRCFCSNDELEKMKETANRMKIPPVYMGKWATASDAEVQQELEKGTPYTYRFRVPKEGSLKINDLIRGEVSWNLNTLGDFVIMRSNGQPVYNFCVTVDDATMRISHVIRAEEHLPNTLRQALIYKALGFAMPLFAHVSLILAPDKSKLSKRHGATSVGQYKEMGYLPQAMVNYLALLGWGDGTENEFFTIDDLVEKFTINRVNKSGAVFDATKLKWMNGQHLRSLPSELLIKDFEDRWRSTGILLESESGFAKEAAELLKEGIDLITDADAALCKLLSYPLHDTLSSDEAKSVVEDKLSEVASGLIAAYDSGELGQALAEGHDGWKKWVKSFGKTHKRKGKSLFMPLRVLLTGKLHGPAMDSTVILVHKAGTSGAVAPQSGFVSLDERFKILKEVDWESLQKQQESPVESAVPAAS; encoded by the exons atggcggcgagcaacttcatggggtCGTCGTCGCGGCTCCGCGTCGGGCTCCTCCCGTCCGTGACCCCGCacctcggccgccgcgcgctcgccgcccgcgcctctgcggacagcggcggcggcggcccggtcCGCGTCCGCTTCGCGCCGTCGCCGACCGGCAACCTCCACGTCGGGGGCGCCCGCACCGCGCTCTTCAACTACCTCTTCGCGCGCTCCAGGGGCGGCAAGTTCGTCCTCCGCGTCGAGGACACCGACCTCGAGCGCTCCACCAAGAAgtccgaggaggccgtcctcagcgACCTGTCCTGGCTCGGCCTCGACTGGGACGAAG GTCCGGACATCGGTGGCGATTTCGGCCCTTACCGCCAGTCGGAGCGCAATGTTCTGTACAAAGAGCATGCCCACAAGCTAATGGAGTCTGGTGCTGTTTATCGCTGCTTCTGCTCTAATGAT GAACTCGAGAAAATGAAAGAAACTGCTAATCGGATGAAGATTCCTCCTGTATACATGGGGAAGTGGGCTACTGCTTCAGATGCAGAAGTTCAACAAGAGTTAGAGAAAGGCACACCTTATACTTACCGTTTCCGAGTGCCAAAGGAAGGTTCACTGAAAATCAACGACCTTATTCGTGGTGAG GTCAGTTGGAATCTAAACACACTTGGCGATTTTGTGATCATGAGAAGCAATGGCCAGCCAGTGTATAACTTTTGTGTCACTGTTGATGATGCTACCATGCGCATCTCCCATGTTATCAG AGCTGAGGAGCACCTACCAAACACATTACGGCAAGCTCTCATTTATAAA GCTCTTGGATTTGCAATGCCTTTATTTGCTCATGTCTCACTCATTCTGGCTCCTGATAAAAGTAAACTGTCTAAACGTCATGGGGCTACTTCCGTGGGGCAG TATAAAGAGATGGGCTATCTGCCTCAGGCAATGGTCAATTATTTGGCACTCTTGGGCTGGGGTGATGGTACTGAAAATGAGTTCTTCACCATTGATGACTTAG TTGAGAAGTTCACTATCAATCGCGTCAATAAAAGTGGAGCAGTCTTTGACGCAACAAAATTGAA ATGGATGAATGGACAGCATCTACGGTCACTTCCTTCTGAATTACTCATCAAGGACTTCGAAGATCGATGGAGGAGCACAGGCATTCTTCTGGAGTCTGAAAGTGGTTTTGCTAAA GAAGCTGCTGAGCTTTTGAAGGAGGGCATTGATTTGATAACAGATGCGGATGCTGCCCTTTGCAAATTATTGTCGTATCCCCTTCATGACACTTTAAGCAG TGATGAAGCTAAATCTGTGGTGGAAGACAAACTTTCTGAGGTTGCATCGGGTCTCATTGCTGCTTATGATAGTGGTGAGCTTGGTCAAGCACTAGCTGAAGGCCATGATGGTTGGAAGAAGTGGGTGAAATCTTTTGGCAAGACTCACAAAAGGAAG GGAAAGTCACTATTTATGCCACTCCGAGTACTGTTGACCGGGAAGCTTCACGGACCTGCCATGGACAGTACCGTAATCCTCGTGCACAAAGCAGGCACCTCTGGTGCGGTGGCCCCTCAGTCTGGTTTCGTGAGTCTCGACGAAAGGTTCAAGATCCTGAAAGAGGTGGACTGGGAGTCACTGCAGAAACAACAAGAGTCCCCTGTTGAATCTGCCGTTCCCGCGGCTTCGTAA